From one Streptomyces sp. Q6 genomic stretch:
- a CDS encoding PadR family transcriptional regulator, with protein MSTRHILLGLLASGPRHGYDLKRRHDERFPQARPLAYAQVYTTLQRLVRDGLVEVDSTDSDGGPERTLYRATEQGHGELLDWAREITPPAPHVANEIFAKVVVAILVADGSPVGEGADPAAHLLAQRAAHMARMRELTAVKTDPKADLTTVLSADYALAHLDADLRWMTTTAARLTTLTAEVTAA; from the coding sequence ATGAGCACCCGCCACATCCTGCTGGGGCTGCTCGCCTCGGGACCCCGCCACGGCTACGACCTGAAGCGACGCCACGACGAACGGTTCCCGCAGGCCCGCCCCCTGGCCTACGCGCAGGTCTACACGACCTTGCAGCGCCTGGTCCGCGACGGCCTCGTGGAGGTCGACAGCACTGACTCCGACGGCGGCCCCGAACGCACCCTGTACCGGGCGACGGAGCAGGGCCACGGTGAACTGCTCGACTGGGCCCGGGAGATCACCCCGCCCGCCCCGCACGTCGCCAACGAGATCTTCGCGAAGGTCGTCGTCGCCATCCTCGTCGCCGACGGGAGCCCGGTCGGGGAGGGCGCCGATCCCGCCGCGCACCTGCTGGCCCAGCGCGCCGCGCACATGGCCCGGATGCGCGAGCTGACCGCGGTGAAGACCGACCCGAAGGCCGACCTCACCACCGTCCTGTCCGCCGACTACGCCCTCGCCCACCTCGACGCCGATCTGCGCTGGATGACCACCACCGCCGCCCGGCTCACCACTTTGACCGCGGAGGTCACCGCAGCATGA